A single genomic interval of Orcinus orca chromosome 19, mOrcOrc1.1, whole genome shotgun sequence harbors:
- the PNMT gene encoding phenylethanolamine N-methyltransferase: MSGTDLSHAAGAAPDLDPGRAAVASAYQRFEPRAYLRNNYAPPRGDLSGPDGVGPWKLRCLAQTFATGEVSGRTLIDIGSGPTIYQLLSACAHFEDITMTDFLEVNRQELGLWLRDEPGAFDWSVYSQHVCLIEGKGESCQEKECQLRARVKRILPIDVHQPQPLGAGSLAPLPADALVSTFCLEAVSPDLASFQRALDHITTLLRPGGHLLLIGALEESWYLAGEARLAVVPVREEEVREALVRSGYEVRDLRTYIMPSHLRTGVDDVKGIFFAWAQKKVGV; the protein is encoded by the exons ATGAGCGGGACAGACCTGAGTCACGCTGCGGGCGCGGCCCCCGACTTAGACCCGGGCCGGGCGGCAGTCGCCTCGGCCTACCAGCGCTTCGAGCCCCGCGCCTACCTCCGCAACAACTACGCGCCCCCTCGGGGGGACCTGAGCGGCCCCGACGGCGTCGGGCCTTGGAAGCTGCGCTGCTTGGCGCAGACCTTCGCCACCG GTGAGGTGTCTGGACGCACCCTCATTGACATTGGTTCAGGCCCCACTATCTACCAGCTGCTCAGCGCCTGTGCCCACTTTGAGGACATCACGATGACAGATTTCTTGGAGGTGAACCGCCAGGAGCTGGGGCTCTGGCTGCGAGACGAGCCTGGGGCCTTCGACTGGAGCGTGTACAGCCAGCATGTCTGTCTCATCGAGGGCAAGGG TGAATCCTGCCAAGAGAAGGAGTGCCAGCTGAGAGCCAGGGTGAAGCGGATCCTGCCCATCGACGTgcaccagccccagcccctgggcgCTGGGAGCCTGGCGCCCCTGCCTGCCGATGCCCTGGTCTCCACCTTCTGCCTAGAGGCTGTGAGTCCGGACCTTGCCAGCTTCCAGCGGGCCCTGGACCACATCACTACACTGCTGAGGCCTGGGGGGCACCTCCTCCTCATCGGGGCCCTGGAGGAGTCATGGTACCTGGCTGGGGAGGCCAGGCTGGCAGTGGTGCCAGTGCgtgaggaggaggtgagggaggcccTGGTGCGTAGCGGCTATGAGGTGAGGGATCTGCGTACCTACATCATGCCTTCCCACCTTCGGACAGGCGTAGATGATGTCAAGGGCATCTTCTTCGCCTGGGCCCAGAAGAAGGTGGGGGTGTGA
- the TCAP gene encoding telethonin yields the protein MATSELSCQVSEQDCERREAFWAEWKDLTLSTRPEEGCSLHEEDAQRRETYHRQGRCQALVQRSPWLVMRMGILGRGLQEYQLPYQRMLPLPIFTPAKVGSTKEEHEDTPIQLQELLALEAALGGQCVDRQDVAEITKQLPPVVPVSKPGALCRTLSRSTSQEAQRG from the exons ATGGCCACTTCAGAGCTGAGCTGCCAGGTGTCCGAGCAGGACTGTGAGCGCCGAGAGGCCTTCTGGGCTGAGTGGAAGGATCTGACGCTGTCCACACGGCCTGAGGAGGG tTGCTCCCTGCATGAGGAGGATGCCCAGCGGCGGGAGACCTACCACCGGCAGGGGCGGTGCCAGGCGCTGGTGCAGCGTTCCCCCTGGCTGGTGATGCGGATGGGCATCCTGGGCCGCGGGCTGCAGGAGTACCAGCTGCCCTACCAGCGGATGCTGCCGCTGCCCATCTTCACCCCTGCCAAGGTGGGCTCCACCAAGGAGGAGCACGAGGACACCCCCATCCAGCTGCAGGAGCTGCTGGCACTGGAAGCAGCCCTGGGTGGCCAGTGTGTGGACCGCCAGGACGTGGCCGAGATCACCAAGCAGCTGCCCCCTGTGGTGCCTGTCAGCAAGCCCGGCGCCCTGTGTCGCACCCTGTCTCGCTCCACgtcccaggaagcacagagaggctga